cagcaacagtaattggtcttttaccatacattcgcacaaacacgcatacttataaaatagtacacattattggtagttgcaacacatagtcagttatgtcgaaatatagtagtatttatatgttatatcagagttacatgcatattagggaaatacacagaacgggttaaaggaataacatcatgagtggtatcataatgaaccttgttacatatcctactgtttggtgcgctctgcgagggaatcgcagagtgcatacgcaagttatgaatgatagggaattatgaactacttaagactaaggaattctggcaggaagagcagagcataccccctgcagagatgaccccctcctttggattccttaggatgaaccagccaatgattgacgaccccttggacattcctgagacccggaccaatagatgcaagccataccatcttcattgtattactgtacttgattgtgtatataagcagcagcttgtgatccagagtgcagacttcttgtccccagacttcaggattgaatgactgcactggatccagagcgcctgcgataagtaacggctgtatttactattacatcgcttgagcatattttttccacttattgcgaataaatctttgtgcgttggaaacacaaatcgaggttcgacaatcgttattggttagcgacaatacgcacattacaatacatacatatacatatacatgcatacatacatacatgcatatatacatacatacacatatatacatacatacatatatatacacatatatacatacatacacatatatacatacatacacatatatacatacatacacatatatacatacatatacatgcatacacatatatatatatatatatacatacacatatatacatacatacatacatgcataaatAGAGTTGTACTTTAGTGTCCCTGCCGTTGATGTGCATAATATTCTACAAATATTTCTTCTGGCTACAACATGTCCATGAGATTTCTGCTTCACCCACAAGCTACCTGTACACCGACAATATATTACCCCCCGATAAATCCGCACACACAGGTCAGATTACAGTGTGTTTTCTGATGGGTCACATTTTATTTACCTCTTCTTGACAATCTTCTTTCGAAATGTCACTTTATCCGCATAATATAAAAGCTCAACTAGACACACTGTCATCACAGCCTTTCATACACCAGTGTGGTTCAACATGCAGGGAAAGGGGAATAGTTAACAGATTTATAAATGAAAAACAGATTTCAAAGAGATTGGAGACACCCAGATTACAAATAAAACTGACAGAACGACAGACATCTGAGAGCTCCCAGTAATGGGAAACCAAACAGTGACACGGAGCTCAAACTTCAAAAGGAAACTAAATGTATgttatacaaacacaaatactgGCATGTGACAGTGTTTTTTTTGTACCTTGATTACTTTTTAACTAGAATGTCCCCATGTAAGACCGAAAAGACATTGGGGGAACGagacagattttttttccatttttacagCAAATGTTTAAGTGGAGCAGACATACAACTGCAATTACAACTAGAACAAATGGTTAACTTAATTCTTACTATGAGACCTAATCTGGGCACACACTTGCCCAATGACAGAGCGGACAGGAACTGTTCATAACCACCTCACTCACGTGGCGGCTGACATGGAACCGTGCGCGGGCGCCATTCCTATAGACCATCAAAAGGTGGCTTCTTGCTTTAAAGGCAATACCCGATGATACGGATATTACATGACGCAAGAGATCAAATCAATGAATAACAAATTAGAGTGCCAGCTCTTGTGACGAGAATGATACCCTTCTTACTGTGTCCGTCTCTTTCAGACGTCATTTTGAAAAACTCTGTTGGATGCCATTCTTTTTATTAATGAACATCAATAATCCAGACAATTATTATAATGATATAAGAAATTGTGCCTGGCATCACTCTTTGGTCATCCCCATCATTCCCCTAGAGAAACTGTAATCTGAGGTCGGGCAGATTATCATTTGTAGTCTATGAGCTACTTTATATTATCCCATAATTACGGGGACAACACCCAGCACAGATTtctgacatctgggggtaaatgtatcaagcagagagttttctggcgggtttgaaaagtgaggatgttgccaatagcaaccaatcagattctagctgtcatctgtagaatgtactaaataaatgatagctagaacctgattggtttttcaaacctgctggaaaactctcatcttgatacatttaccccactgGTGTAAGATTAGGCCACTTCCGGCTATAAGATAACTGTATTAATAACTTTAATGCAAATGCCTTAGGACCTCATTGTAAAGACGTAATATTACCAACATCTTTATTAAAAAACCTGCGATTAGTGAATTTGCCCCGGAGTCTGTTCTGTGTATATATGACACATTGAATTACACAGTAGAAGTAGAAGGGAATATACAATGAGTTAATCACCTTCTCTCTTCCTTCGCTTTGATGAATTTACTCTCAATTCGTGCGATTTCATCAGAGAGCGCTGCGTTTTCCTGGAATGCACAATAAGAGAGTAACATTGGACAGCCACGGTGACAGAGAACGCAGAATGGTAGATTTCATGAATTTACAGGGATTATAAGACCAGCATAAAGGAGATGACTTTTTCTGTACGGAAAACAAATATCATGTATTTCTATCCCTCCTTAAACTTTCCCCCTTCCCCATAGAAAGTAGACTCAAATCCCTTCTGACACATAACATATTATAATAACAGACTATAAAATACACAGCTCATAGCCTCACAGGCATATCTAACCCGTGGCAGAACAGAGCCCCAGTAAGCTCACTAGTTCCTTGTGTAttaataggctgcactctcagtgatgtcactggttcctagtgactggataggctgcactctcagtgatgtcaccggtacctagtgactggataggctgcacactcagtgatgtcactggttcctagtgactagaTAGGctacactctcagtgatgtcaccggttcctagtgactggataggctgcactctcagcgATGTCACTAGATCAAAGTGAACGGACAGACTGCACtctcataccccattcatactgcaacaaaaacccgggtttttgcagaggcacgctgaaaatcccgggtcttggtgcagtatgaatattccgaaccacaaaatcccgggtctaaaatcccgggacttagacccgggattttgcgaggggtaattcccgtgctggaccccgctcgcctgcagtatgaatggtgcaacccgtgtaattcccgggtctcaccattcatactgtaaaaaaaaataattgttaagtaaaaaaaaaaaaaagattttaattaataaaaaatacataatttctaatggactagaaatgacgtcattttagtacccagaggtccccctgacagccggcaacgcaccggagacaccgctggctgaaaataagttaagtaaacatttgttatgtatttttttttttaattaaaacatttttttccactttttttttttctaaaacccgggtcgggcaggtgcagtatgaacccgcccgacccgggaatcttcttatctatactgccctgtgccccggcaatatcccgggttaacaacccgggatattgccggagcggcagtatgaaagtggtatcagtgatgtcactggttcctagtgactggataggctgcactctcagtgatgtcactggttcctagtgactggataggctgcactctcagtgatgtcaccggttcctagtgactggataggctgcactctcagtgatgtcaccggttcctagtgactggataggctgcactctcagtgatgtcaccccttcctagtgactggataggctgcactctcagtgatgtcactggttcctagtgactggataggctgcactctcagtgatgtcactgtttcctagtgaCTGTATAAGCTgctctctcagtgatgtcaccggttcctagtgactggataggctgaactctcagtgatgtcaccggttcctagtgactggataggctgcactctcagtgatgtcactggtccctagtgactgaataggctgcactctcagtgatgtcactggtccctagtgactgaataggctgcactctcagtgatgtcactggatactaatgaacggataggctgcattctcatggacAAGCCTACAAAATAGCTCATATAATGCATCTTACTCACAAACACCATGGCTTTAGCAATTCTCCTCAGCCGGAGACACTTCAGCCGGTACTTCTCTTTGTGACTTCGCCTCTTACTCTTCATTTTCCCATCCTGGTAAGAGGAATGCGATGGGAATGTAGGATTCATCCTTCTTGGGTACACACAGGAAGAGGAGCAAAACAAATAATATCACATCACATTAGTGCACATGTATACATAGATCAATCATATCTCTTGTAATAATCAGCACTAAAATGTTAAAATCAATAATgacagtataatatatatcttTTGACCATCCATGAAATTGGTGTATACAGAACATGTATGCACTATATAATCACCTGTACAATAAGTGTACGATTCTGTACAATGACAGCTGCCAATATCTGAAAAGAACAAGCTGGGCAGGTACATGTAATCACTTCACACACAGGGCAATCTAGGTACAGTGCAACCTCCCGTCATGACATTAGTGTATATAACGTAACTTACAGCACTGAAGTTCCTTTAACCTACGGAATTAGCTGCCATATATTGGCATAAGCCAGGACCCTCCTGGAAATGGCCAATGTTACCAGACAGGGGCAAAATAGGACATAAATATGTTTTGGATACTGAACagttcaagggctagatttactaaactgcgggtttgaaaaagtggagatgttgcctatagcaaccaatcagattctagttatcatttatttaggacattctacaaaatgacagctagaatctgattggttgctataggcaacatctccacttagtcaaacccgcagtttagtaaatatacccccaagtgtgagAGGTGATGTCATATGGTAACTCAGAAATGTGTTCAATATGCTGCTAACTTTTGATATATTTGgggcagtggctcagtggttagcacttctgtctcacagcactggggtcatgaattcaattcccgaccatggccttatctgtgtggagtttgtatgttctctccgtttgcgcgtgggtttcctcccacactccaaaaacatactggtaggttaattggctgctatctaaattgaccctagtctgtctctgtctgtctctctgtctgtgtgtgtgtgtatgtgttgggggatttagattgtaaactccaatggggcagggactgatgtgagtgagttctctgtacagcgctgcagaattagtggcgctatataaatagatgatgatgattctcgctctctctttttGGTATTATAATGCTATACTGAATATATAGCAATTAACATATAGGAAGATACTGAGAACTGCATTAGAATATGATAAATTACGAACGCCCAATATAATAACAAAAGGGACCTCTCCTGGGATAACACTTGGAAGAGATACATGTAGGGCTAGAACTTAGTCAGACTTGTCACATAGGATTTTCAGGGTAACATTAATATTATGCTAACGATAATAAACACATATGATATATAGCGGTGACTCTCAtcactgctgtacatataatacatgCTCAGTATACATCATGAAAGATAACAACATTATAATCTACAACACACAGCTATCTATATAATCACCTGTGATAGCACGGCTGGAGGTATGCGAGCTAGAAGGCGATTCCGCTCTGCACACACTTCCGGTCATCTCTATGGTGGGTATTGTCATAGCCACACGTCCGGAAACTGAAATTCAGCTCCTCACACTTAGCTACAGACTAAGGGCGTAAATAGTGGGACATACTACTTCCGCCCTTACTTGGTAGCCAGGTGTGTGGGAAGAGATCCAATAGCAGTGCAGGTAGTATCAGCTACTCACTTCGACTGATATGAGAGGAGCGCTGTGATAGGCTGGTAGCCGCTCCATTCTTATTGTTTCGTTATACACCCGTATTTTCTGCTGCTCCTAGATTACGCTGTTAGATAATTGTAGCcctcatgtgtggggttgttggTGTACAACCTCAGGTACCTGTCCCTGAGGTCTAGCTCAGGGGTAGGCAACATGCggcgctccaggtgttgtgaaactacaaatcccagcatgccttgccacccatctgctggttatctacgggtaaagcatgctgggacttgtagtttcacaaacacctggagagccacaggttgcctacccctggtctagctCAGTCCTCTTCTCCCAGTGGGTAGTTACAAAGACAAGTGCCCCCTACGGAGGGCTAGTAACAAGAGCAGATTGTGTGTGTCTAGTTTGCACATGTAGGGGCAAATTCACGGGGCGGGGGCAGCAGCTGGACCATGGTGGCATTCTACCCCTCCTCCATGCTGGTTCAATTTGAGTGTTTTTGGTGCCAGATAGACAAGGGCATATTcagagagggcagcagtggcgGACTGACCGGTGGGACATGGTGCATTTGCCTCAGGGCCGTTTCATATTGAGTGTTTTTGGGGCAGTTTCCTTGGGCTGCATACTGCATTAATGTGTATGGTAGCCGATAGACAGCGGTGGATCCAGTGggggacagcagtggcagacTGACCGGTGGGACATGGTGGCATTTGCCCCCAGGGCTGTTCAATTTGATTGTTTTGGGTCTGGACATGTCTGGCGGCTTATAGTCAGAGGATCCTGCCTGGCTGCTCCAATTGTGTTCTAAGCAAAGACAAACCTCAGCATGCAGTGTGCGGCTGCACCGACAGTGTTATACCCAGTAGCACTCATTGATGGCTGGTCATTCAGTCAGATTAATGGGAGGTCTCCAAACTCTGGGCAATGGCTGGAATTATCCATCAGTCAGAGTGCCGGATGCTGTCACATGGCCTGTACAGCGAGGGACCACAAGAGgggtggcgcagtggttagcattgcttacacagcactggggtcatagggctctatctgtgtggagcttgtatggtctccctgtgtttgcatgggttaaaTAAAGCATCACTATTATTACACTTGTTAATGTATGAGTTAATTATTAGATTTCATGGTTGTGCCGCATTGCAGCAATTAAAATGAGTTTAGAACTATACTCTCACAAATATTTCTCAAAATTTTACTCCACCGTGGCGGCTTTTATCTTGAAAAAAATCGAATATATCCCACATTTGCTTAGGTACGCATGTTTTACCCCAAAACATTGAGGGTGGGAATATTTTTTGAATTGCGTAAAGGATTGGTTTATGCTTGCTAAGGTTTGGCTGGACCTAGAAGCCAGCTTTCCTCATTAGACTTCCTGTAGATTGCCTAAGAGCTCAGACCAACTTATTTACCTATACCACCTGCTTCTGAAAGCAAACAAATGTTCAACTAAATACACTGTTGGGccaattgtttatttatatgtaacaGATCAACTCTGCTGTGTATAGAATTTTCTTTTATACCATACATATCCTTTACAAGGTTCCTGGATATTTTTGGAACTTAATTAGCTAAACAATCAGTGTTTCTCAAGCACCATTAGACTGTGTAATGTTTAGTGGTTTAATTGTGGAAGAGGACAGCAATACCTCTCCGTACGGCAATAGAGAAACCTTTTGTTGTATTGGTTATTTGTAACGATTAGTGCCCAAAATCTTGTTCTTTGATTATTCCACTTCCCTCCACATGGCAGATATGTAATAGAACATGAAAGCAACAACGCTCAATGGTGGAGCTACCTTTCTATCTGTTACTAAAATCTTTACCAGGATGCAAAGGAGTTTTCAAATGGAAACAATTGGCTTAAAATATACTATGACCACACATCCCCcacccacacccacacccaccttaagtcaggcctgtccaacctacggccctccaggtgttgtgaaactacaagccccagcatgctttgccaggagacaacctgttgatagctggaagggcatgctgggacttgtagtttcccaaacatctggagggccgcaggttggacaggcctgctttaagtGGTTCTAGAGGCAGGTCTATAGTTCCAACCAGAATATTTGTATAAAATTAAAAGGGCCATGATGTCTAATTCTGGTCTACAAGTGTTGTTAAAATTCCAGGATTACATTAACGCCAACAAACTCTAACACAACAATGAGATACAGACTGGAGTTCCCTAATTATTTAACGCCAATatctacattatttatttatctatagaGTTCTGCTTAGAGTTTGACGGATATGACCCCTGGAGATAGATCTACAACCAGAGAAGCCATCCATACCCCCTGAATTACATTTTAGCATGAGAGCAAATGTGTTTAATTCAAAAATATATGTCTGTACAAAATAAAGATTGTTTTTACATGACTGCCTCGCTCCTGACTTTGTCTTTGTTTAATAATCTCCCTTGGGctcaagatttttattttttaaattatttgatttttcGGGTccagttttatatgttttattatttgtgcaaatatatgaATGTTCCTAGGCAAGGGATCGTGAACTTGCATTTTGACGGCACATGTACCAAATATCCCCCAGCAATGCACCGCAATCTAACAATCGAGCCAGACTCCCAAGACAACACAGGAGTGTGCAGTATAAAGTAGATGGGACAGCCTCACTGTTATGACTACCTCAGCTGTATGGGGTTGTTCAAGGTGTGCAACAAGGGCAGATTCAGTGGAAAGAGTCCTGACTAATTTCACGGATGTTGCTGTACCATCTAGAAAGACAAGCTGCAGTTACTGCCATAGGCTCCCTCCATGACAAGCCCGCACTATCCAGTTAGAACACCACACCAATAAAGGAGTAGTAGACTTGACCTGCAAGAAGACATGTCATTGATAAAAGCATGAAGACACAGGCTCAATTACTGTTTTTGTTTAATATGGTGAGAAGCGAAGACAGTTCAATATAAAATGGAAGTGAAAAGACATTGCATGTTTTTAAAGTAGACCAGTCACTAACACATAACCAAAGGTGCCATTTTGTTGCCTAAGCCTATATTCTTGACAATGAAGCCAGTCAAGTTTGCCAGGCTGAATCTTGACCCGGCCAATGCTGTGTATAGTTGATGCACATTGGCTTTTATAAAACGTCCGTTTTCCATACAGAAGTGATCCAGACACTTAGACCACCGTCATTCGTCGAAACCGTTCTCATCACTTAGAAGCTGCAAATAACGTTACGAGCTCTGTAATGAACATCAAAAGATCTGCATTGGTCAACTAACAGAGGAAATGCCTTCtttaagaaataagaaaaaagtgaCAACAAAGATTTTGTTCCTGGAGAAAAAATATATCATGGGATTAACATATGAAGCCGAGGTGAACGTTCTGCAAAGGTTCATTCCTGTAAAGAAACCTCCTGTAACGACTCCTCCATTAATGGTTCCTCCTGTAAAGGTCCGTCCTGTAAAGTTTCCCCCTGCAATGTTCCCTCCTGTAATAGTTCAGGGGTTCCTTCGCTTGCTGTCTTCCAGTGCCTCAACGAGACAGGGTGTGGCAGGCACAGAAACAATCTGCAGAATTTATAAGCCTTTGGAGAGGCGCAATACAGATTTAAGGCAAACTCCTTCATGAGGCCGCAGTACTGGATGGCGTTGTATCTCTTGTGCCCGTTTTTCAGCTGATTTGTAAACAAAGCCAGAGCCAGCCCACTGCAGTATTCCGAGATCACCCGCTCCGGGTCCTTCTCCACCAGGTTGTTTCTCCGTAAATCGACCAACATTTGTTTCAGACTTTTTATCTTAACACCTTGCCTAAGTActtgtttttgtaaagttttaatttttttcctcaaTTTAACAATTTTAGGGTTCCCAGGCTGAGCCGGAGTATCATTTTCCTTGTCACTAGTGACAGCCGAATATGCGTGATCAACTGGGATATATTCAACTTGTTCACTGGGCGGGCTTGACATATTCTCCACCCCTGCCATGTTCTTCCTGCACTGTGTATCCTCCACATCAACTAGCATCTCTGCCACCTGCTTCTCGCTCTGTACTACCTCCCCCTGCTTGTCACTTGGCGCTACCACTCCCTGTTTCTCACTCGACACTTCCTCACCTTGCTTCTCGCTTGGCGCAATCTCCCCTTGCTTCTCGCTCGGTGCTACCGCCCCCTGATTCTCGCTCGGTGCTACCGCCCCCTGATTCTCGCTCGGTGCTACCGCCCCCTGATTCTCGCTCGGTGCTACCGCCCCCTGATTCTCGCTCGGTGCTACCGCCCCCTGATTCTTGCTTGGTGCTACCGCCCCCTGATTCTTGCTTGGTGCTACCTCCCCCTGATTCTCGCTTGGTGCTACCTCCCCCTGATTCTCGCTCGGCGCTACCGCCCCCTGATTCTCGCTTGGTGCTA
Above is a genomic segment from Mixophyes fleayi isolate aMixFle1 chromosome 11, aMixFle1.hap1, whole genome shotgun sequence containing:
- the LOC142107193 gene encoding uncharacterized protein LOC142107193, producing the protein MTVCAMFGCKNRMHKGCGKHFFRFPIKDPERLAKWVEAVQRDDWRPTIHSKVCSDHFTEKDYMIRPGAACPYLRMDAVPTPLYPVQRKRKTKKRKYVKKSASEPPAFNETEVKVEYQGEENPSESCVNEEAMEVQGVREAETQTQVAEVQGGKQEEEEQGRKQGEKEQGGGLGVVVHREVAPRQNQEEVMQSENQGAVAPSENQGAVAPSENQGEVAPSENQGEVAPSENQGAVAPSENQGEVAPSENQGEVAPSKNQGAVAPSKNQGAVAPSENQGAVAPSENQGAVAPSENQGAVAPSENQGAVAPSEKQGEIAPSEKQGEEVSSEKQGVVAPSDKQGEVVQSEKQVAEMLVDVEDTQCRKNMAGVENMSSPPSEQVEYIPVDHAYSAVTSDKENDTPAQPGNPKIVKLRKKIKTLQKQVLRQGVKIKSLKQMLVDLRRNNLVEKDPERVISEYCSGLALALFTNQLKNGHKRYNAIQYCGLMKEFALNLYCASPKAYKFCRLFLCLPHPVSLRHWKTASEGTPELLQEGTLQGETLQDGPLQEEPLMEESLQEVSLQE